In the genome of Streptomyces sp. V2I9, one region contains:
- a CDS encoding enoyl-CoA hydratase family protein encodes MTLIVRTGERGIATLTLDSPANRNALSAALVGALREALAACAADDTVRAVVLTHTGTTFCAGADLTAPPDPAAFVGLMRDIVALPKPVVARVDGHVRAGGLGLLAACDIAVAGGASSFALTESRLGLAPAVISLTLLPRLDRTAAHRYYLTGERFDAAEAARISLVTEAAEDVDQALAPVLDGLRRASPQGLAASKELVTATVLRSFDQYAEDLIARSAALFASDEAREGMTAFLERRDPAWVR; translated from the coding sequence GTGACGCTGATCGTACGCACGGGGGAGCGGGGCATCGCCACCCTGACGCTGGACTCCCCGGCCAACCGCAACGCGCTCTCGGCGGCCCTGGTCGGCGCGTTGCGGGAGGCGCTGGCGGCCTGCGCGGCGGACGACACCGTACGGGCGGTGGTGCTCACCCACACCGGGACGACGTTCTGCGCCGGGGCGGACCTGACGGCGCCGCCGGACCCGGCGGCGTTCGTCGGCCTGATGCGGGACATCGTGGCACTGCCGAAACCGGTGGTGGCGCGGGTGGACGGCCACGTCCGCGCGGGCGGGCTCGGCCTGCTGGCGGCGTGCGACATCGCGGTGGCGGGCGGGGCGTCGTCCTTCGCGCTCACCGAGTCCCGGCTCGGCCTGGCCCCGGCGGTCATCTCCCTCACCCTGCTGCCGCGCCTGGACCGTACGGCGGCACACCGCTACTACCTCACCGGCGAACGGTTCGACGCGGCGGAGGCGGCCAGGATCTCCCTGGTCACGGAGGCCGCCGAGGACGTCGACCAGGCGCTCGCACCGGTCCTGGACGGCCTGCGGCGGGCCTCCCCGCAGGGGCTGGCCGCGTCGAAGGAGCTGGTCACGGCTACGGTGCTGAGAAGCTTCGACCAGTACGCCGAAGACCTCATCGCCCGCTCCGCCGCGTTGTTCGCCTCCGACGAGGCGAGGGAGGGGATGACGGCCTTCCTCGAACGACGGGACCCGGCATGGGTGCGGTGA
- a CDS encoding TetR/AcrR family transcriptional regulator, producing MGAVTSSTSSTSSSASKAVHAPKQDRSRATRQRLLEAAVACLAEHGWAGSTVSVVAERAGVSRGAAQHHFPTREDLFTGAVEYVAEERSAALRALPVQGRAEVVAALVDLYTGPLFRAALQLWVAASNEPQLRPRVTELEARVGRETHRIAVELLGADESRPGTRETVQGLLDMARGLGLANLLTDDTARRARVVAQWAALVEEGLG from the coding sequence ATGGGTGCGGTGACCTCCTCCACCTCCTCCACCTCCTCCTCCGCATCCAAGGCGGTGCACGCGCCCAAGCAGGACCGCAGCCGGGCCACCCGGCAGCGGCTCCTGGAGGCCGCGGTGGCCTGCCTGGCCGAGCACGGCTGGGCGGGCTCCACGGTCTCCGTCGTCGCGGAGCGGGCCGGCGTCTCGCGCGGGGCGGCCCAGCACCACTTCCCGACGCGGGAGGACCTGTTCACGGGTGCGGTGGAGTACGTCGCGGAGGAACGCTCCGCCGCCCTGCGCGCCCTCCCGGTCCAGGGCCGCGCCGAGGTGGTCGCCGCCCTGGTCGACCTCTACACGGGCCCCCTGTTCCGGGCCGCGCTCCAGCTCTGGGTGGCCGCCTCCAACGAGCCCCAGCTCCGCCCGCGCGTCACGGAGCTGGAGGCGCGGGTGGGCCGCGAGACCCACCGGATCGCGGTCGAGCTCCTCGGCGCGGACGAGTCCCGCCCCGGCACCCGGGAAACGGTCCAGGGCCTCCTGGACATGGCCCGCGGTCTCGGCCTCGCCAACCTCCTCACCGACGACACGGCCCGCCGGGCACGGGTGGTGGCGCAGTGGGCGGCACTGGTGGAGGAGGGGCTGGGGTGA